A genomic region of Cucurbita pepo subsp. pepo cultivar mu-cu-16 unplaced genomic scaffold, ASM280686v2 Cp4.1_scaffold000857, whole genome shotgun sequence contains the following coding sequences:
- the LOC111785943 gene encoding uncharacterized protein LOC111785943 encodes MPASDFQGSSSPLANIGRSIFSIRRDQVHSIENGSHDGVSMDSDLDSFQKQVTQRFQDLSSASADEILSLSWIRKLLDAFICCQEEFKVILFEHKAEICRPPMDRLVSDYLERSVKALDVCNAIRDGIEQLRQWHKSLEIVLSALDNCSHKKNLGEGQFRRAKKALIDLAIAMLDENDANSTAISQRNRSFGRNNGTRDRRSLGHFRSLSWSVSRSWSAARQLQAIGSNLVAPRANEPVRSLAIPVFTMNMILLFVMWTLVAAIPCQDRGLPHFSLPRQFAWAAPMISLHDRILEESRKRERRNACGLLKEIHQIDKFAHIMNELADTGHFPLTNDREEEVRERVQELSQICEALKIGLDPLERQIREMFHRIVRSRTEGLDCLGRGNNPE; translated from the coding sequence ATGCCTGCCTCTGATTTTCAGGGTTCTTCGTCGCCGTTAGCCAACATTGGCCGTTCCATCTTCAGTATCCGGCGTGATCAAGTTCATTCCATAGAGAACGGCTCCCACGACGGCGTTTCCATGGATTCCGACCTCGATTCATTCCAGAAGCAGGTCACTCAACGGTTCCAGGACTTGTCGTCGGCTTCTGCCGATGAGATTTTGTCTCTCTCGTGGATTAGGAAGCTTTTGGATGCTTTCATTTGCTGCCAGGAGGAGTTCAAGGTCATTTTGTTTGAGCATAAGGCGGAAATTTGTAGACCGCCCATGGATAGGCTGGTTTCGGATTACTTGGAGAGGAGCGTGAAGGCGCTTGATGTTTGTAATGCGATTAGAGATGGGATTGAGCAGCTGAGGCAGTGGCATAAATCGTTGGAGATTGTACTTAGTGCTTTGGATAATTGTAGTCACAAGAAGAATCTTGGTGAGGGCCAATTTCGCCGAGCGAAGAAGGCTCTGATAGATTTGGCGATTGCAATGCTCGATGAAAACGATGCCAATTCCACGGCCATTTCTCAGAGAAACCGTTCTTTTGGACGCAACAATGGTACCAGAGACCGCAGGTCTTTAGGACATTTCCGTTCGCTTTCATGGAGTGTTTCGCGTTCCTGGTCGGCAGCTAGGCAGCTTCAGGCAATTGGGAGCAATTTGGTTGCTCCGAGGGCGAATGAGCCTGTGCGTAGCCTTGCGATCCCTGTTTTTACGATGAACATGATATTGCTCTTTGTAATGTGGACTCTGGTGGCGGCGATTCCCTGTCAGGACCGCGGCTTACCACATTTTTCGCTGCCCCGGCAATTCGCATGGGCGGCTCCAATGATTTCTCTTCACGATCGGATTTTGGAAGAATCGAGAAAGCGGGAAAGAAGAAATGCTTGTGGGCTGTTGAAGGAGATTCATCAGATCGATAAATTTGCGCATATTATGAATGAATTGGCGGATACAGGTCACTTCCCGTTGACGAATGATAGGGAAGAAGAGGTGAGGGAAAGGGTGCAGGAGCTATCTCAGATTTGTGAAGCATTGAAGATTGGCTTGGATCCTCTGGAACGGCAGATTAGAGAGATGTTCCATCGAATTGTTCGCTCAAGAACGGAGGGGCTTGATTGTTTAGGACGAGGAAATAACCCTGAATAA